The following proteins are co-located in the Wenzhouxiangella marina genome:
- a CDS encoding Calx-beta domain-containing protein, whose protein sequence is MRQTRSQSAEPAHQFASRPIRASADIALLIAALMLATSPATAEQRGAALPLSFDAYIKASDAQAGDRFGNAVDSDGDWLVVGAAFADSAAAPASGAAYVYERDANGQWSFDSKLEGSNIETSDWFGHAVAISGDTIAVSAIQEDSSATGVGGDQQSNDSSAAGAVYIFVRDGSGTWSQQAYLKAAAVNENDEFGHRLALDGDTLVVGMPEEDSFSSGVNGNPFDNTAEDAGAAYVFVRQGTSWSQQAYLKASNTDADDRFGYSVDIDGDLIVVGAYDESSSATGVNGDESDNSTSGAGAAYLFERNQGLWSQVAYLKASNTGFLDFFGFDVAIDGLTVVVGARGENSAATGINGDQLDNSAPSAGAVYIFDRLGSLWTQTAYIKASNPGAGDRFGEHLDLEDQVLLVSALSEDSASAGPGGNQSDDSAEGAGAAYLFERDAQGWRQLNYFKAINTDPSDTFGLGTTIGDGYVVVSTGNEDSAATGINGNANDNSADSAGAAYSYALVRHALGGSVSGLSGQGLVLANNAGDLLSIASNGPFVFPRPLFNGSDYLVSIDTRPDSPAQVCRVLNESGSINGADVDDVQVQCRLARRIGGTVTGLVGQGLVLELNGEQSLAIAADGSFQFPEPVADNSNYSVSVQTPPTAPAQTCLINNASGPVSGGDVDNVEVSCQPPQALGGEIAFASAVIFAGEDTGPLAATLQRTVGFAGSVEVRVQSIDDSASAGMDFIAIDQVMTWADGESQAQEIPIVLINDSQAEGIEQFGLRLTILDGDALPGVPQQLLILIEDDETGLFRDRFEADLADEPQL, encoded by the coding sequence ATGCGCCAGACACGAAGTCAATCGGCAGAACCCGCCCATCAGTTTGCGTCCCGCCCGATCCGGGCGAGCGCCGACATTGCCCTCCTGATCGCCGCCCTGATGCTGGCGACAAGCCCCGCCACGGCCGAGCAACGCGGCGCCGCCCTGCCCCTGAGCTTCGATGCCTACATCAAGGCCAGCGATGCCCAGGCCGGCGACCGCTTCGGAAATGCGGTGGACAGCGACGGTGACTGGCTGGTGGTCGGCGCCGCCTTCGCGGACAGCGCTGCTGCCCCGGCCTCGGGCGCAGCCTACGTATACGAACGCGATGCCAATGGCCAGTGGAGCTTCGACAGCAAGCTCGAAGGGAGCAACATCGAGACCAGCGACTGGTTCGGCCATGCCGTCGCGATTTCTGGCGACACGATCGCGGTCAGCGCCATCCAGGAAGACAGTTCGGCAACGGGTGTCGGTGGCGATCAACAGAGCAACGACAGCTCCGCAGCCGGTGCCGTATACATCTTCGTCCGGGATGGCAGCGGAACCTGGTCGCAGCAGGCCTATCTCAAGGCTGCGGCGGTCAACGAGAACGACGAATTCGGCCATCGCCTGGCGCTCGACGGAGACACCCTGGTGGTGGGAATGCCCGAGGAAGACAGCTTCTCATCCGGCGTCAACGGCAACCCCTTCGACAATACGGCCGAGGACGCCGGTGCGGCCTACGTGTTCGTACGCCAGGGCACGAGCTGGTCCCAGCAAGCCTATCTGAAAGCCTCGAACACGGACGCCGATGATCGCTTCGGGTATTCGGTGGACATCGATGGCGATCTCATCGTGGTCGGCGCCTACGACGAGTCGAGCAGCGCCACCGGCGTCAATGGCGACGAGAGCGACAACAGCACCTCCGGGGCCGGTGCCGCCTACCTGTTCGAGCGCAATCAGGGACTCTGGTCCCAGGTGGCCTACCTGAAAGCTTCGAACACGGGCTTTCTGGACTTTTTCGGTTTCGATGTGGCCATCGATGGCCTCACCGTCGTCGTCGGTGCCCGCGGTGAGAACAGCGCCGCCACCGGCATCAACGGAGACCAACTCGACAACAGCGCCCCTTCTGCCGGCGCCGTCTACATCTTCGACCGCCTCGGCTCGCTCTGGACACAGACGGCCTACATCAAGGCCTCCAACCCCGGCGCCGGCGATCGCTTCGGTGAACACCTCGATCTCGAAGACCAGGTCCTGCTGGTGTCCGCTCTGTCCGAGGACAGCGCTTCGGCCGGCCCGGGTGGCAATCAGTCCGATGACAGCGCCGAAGGCGCCGGCGCCGCCTACCTGTTCGAACGCGACGCCCAGGGCTGGCGCCAGCTCAACTACTTCAAGGCCATCAACACCGACCCAAGCGACACCTTCGGCCTCGGCACGACGATCGGCGACGGCTACGTGGTGGTATCGACCGGTAACGAAGACTCGGCCGCCACGGGCATCAACGGGAACGCCAACGACAACTCGGCCGATTCCGCCGGCGCCGCCTACAGCTACGCTCTCGTTCGACATGCGCTCGGAGGAAGCGTCAGCGGCCTCAGCGGACAAGGGCTGGTGCTCGCCAACAACGCTGGCGATCTCCTTTCCATCGCCAGCAACGGCCCCTTCGTCTTTCCACGCCCCCTCTTCAATGGCAGCGATTATCTGGTCAGCATCGACACTCGCCCGGACAGCCCGGCGCAGGTCTGCCGAGTACTCAACGAAAGCGGCAGCATCAACGGCGCCGACGTCGACGACGTGCAGGTCCAGTGCCGCCTCGCCCGACGCATCGGCGGCACGGTCACCGGCCTCGTCGGCCAGGGCCTGGTGCTCGAGCTCAATGGTGAACAGAGCCTTGCGATTGCCGCCGATGGCAGCTTCCAGTTTCCCGAACCCGTGGCCGACAACAGCAATTACTCGGTCAGCGTTCAGACGCCCCCGACCGCGCCGGCCCAGACCTGCCTGATCAACAATGCCAGTGGTCCGGTCAGTGGCGGCGACGTGGACAATGTAGAGGTCAGCTGCCAGCCGCCCCAGGCCCTGGGCGGCGAGATCGCTTTCGCCAGCGCGGTGATCTTCGCCGGTGAGGACACCGGCCCGCTGGCCGCGACCCTGCAGCGAACGGTCGGTTTTGCCGGGTCAGTGGAGGTCCGTGTGCAGTCCATCGATGACTCGGCCAGCGCCGGCATGGATTTCATCGCGATCGATCAGGTCATGACCTGGGCAGATGGCGAAAGTCAGGCCCAAGAGATTCCGATCGTCCTGATCAATGACTCGCAAGCGGAAGGCATTGAGCAGTTCGGCCTGAGGCTGACCATTCTCGATGGCGATGCCCTGCCCGGCGTTCCTCAGCAGCTACTGATTCTCATCGAGGACGACGAAACCGGCTTGTTTCGGGATCGCTTCGAAGCCGACCTCGCAGATGAGCCTCAGCTATAG
- a CDS encoding choice-of-anchor Q domain-containing protein, whose product MKCLLVGLLLLRVSAANSATWWVATDGSDATGDGSQGSPWASITHAVDQASGGDEVIVRPGTYNGRQSLRVEFETPVLVRSEIPYAARLRHDSGAALIAYTGRNVIVEGFDIAHAPNNTGALVIQIQDLLGAENGSGDGSDPVVSDIVLRNNIIHSSTNNDLLKINNGAERIRVEGNLFFNQSGSDEHIDINSVIDVVVEDNVFMNTSARPSTSSFVVIKDSNGSEDSVLGAQQIIVRRNVFLNWYGNGGQGFLRLGEDGTPNFEVIDALIENNLMLGNSPHLMRSPLTIQGSRDVVFRNNTLHGDMPSRSFAGRLIAGPDNPRNQNLLFINNVYADPTGSMGSEAFAGVDLFDAPADQTDSATLDRNLYYNGGLAIPVDAGQFLDFNDDARAIVADPGLADPAALVPPVWDGTDFADGSNSIRGVFVRLVERFATPADGSPLIDAADPAASPTEDILGSPRDAAPDLGALEWGAAEGLLFRDRFEASALRP is encoded by the coding sequence ATGAAGTGTCTACTGGTCGGACTGCTCCTCCTGCGGGTGTCTGCCGCGAACTCGGCGACCTGGTGGGTGGCGACCGACGGCAGCGATGCCACTGGCGATGGCAGTCAGGGCAGTCCCTGGGCATCGATCACCCATGCGGTGGATCAGGCCTCGGGTGGCGATGAAGTCATCGTCCGTCCCGGCACCTACAACGGGCGACAATCCCTGCGTGTGGAGTTCGAAACGCCGGTGCTCGTGCGATCGGAAATCCCTTATGCCGCCCGTCTTCGCCATGACAGCGGGGCGGCACTGATCGCCTACACGGGGCGCAATGTGATCGTCGAGGGTTTCGACATCGCGCACGCACCGAACAATACGGGCGCATTGGTCATCCAGATTCAGGATCTGTTGGGCGCGGAGAACGGGAGCGGGGATGGCAGCGACCCCGTGGTCTCGGACATCGTGCTTCGCAACAACATCATCCACTCCAGCACGAACAACGACCTGCTCAAGATCAACAACGGCGCCGAGCGGATCCGGGTCGAGGGCAATCTGTTCTTCAATCAGTCCGGCTCGGATGAGCACATCGACATCAACAGTGTCATCGACGTGGTGGTCGAGGACAACGTGTTCATGAACACCTCGGCCCGACCGAGCACCAGTTCCTTCGTCGTGATCAAGGACTCCAACGGCAGCGAAGACAGCGTGCTGGGCGCGCAGCAGATCATCGTTCGCCGCAACGTCTTCCTGAACTGGTACGGCAACGGTGGGCAGGGCTTCCTGAGGCTGGGGGAGGACGGTACGCCCAATTTCGAGGTGATCGACGCCCTGATCGAAAACAACCTGATGCTCGGCAATTCACCCCACCTCATGCGCAGTCCCCTGACCATCCAGGGCTCCCGTGACGTCGTGTTCCGAAACAACACCCTGCACGGTGACATGCCGTCGCGCAGTTTCGCCGGACGTCTGATCGCCGGCCCGGACAATCCCCGCAACCAGAACCTGCTGTTCATCAACAACGTCTATGCCGACCCCACGGGCAGCATGGGCAGCGAGGCCTTCGCCGGCGTCGATCTGTTCGATGCGCCGGCGGATCAGACCGACTCCGCCACCCTGGACCGCAACCTGTACTACAACGGCGGTCTGGCCATTCCGGTCGACGCCGGACAGTTTCTCGATTTCAACGATGATGCCCGTGCCATCGTGGCCGATCCCGGCCTGGCCGATCCGGCAGCCCTGGTCCCGCCAGTCTGGGACGGAACCGACTTCGCCGATGGCTCGAACAGCATTCGGGGGGTCTTTGTTCGTTTGGTCGAGAGGTTTGCGACACCGGCCGACGGCAGTCCATTGATCGATGCGGCGGACCCGGCCGCCAGCCCCACCGAGGACATTCTCGGCTCACCGCGGGACGCGGCGCCGGATCTCGGTGCGCTGGAATGGGGTGCAGCGGAAGGGCTGCTGTTCAGGGATCGCTTCGAGGCCTCGGCTCTTCGCCCCTGA
- a CDS encoding ferredoxin reductase yields the protein MQHKPTSERLIRSPWLRELARPLGDRNAWDRALAAVNPLWSASTCRARIVRRIEETEDHFSLWLQPNRHWRGHRAGQHISLGVEIDGVRQRRPFSISGARALGRLIRVTIQRRPGDGVTAWLHDRASVGQIVELGQANGEFVLPARSHRRILMIAGGTGITPLIAMLQTLAETGDEREIKLLQLIRRRDQRLFAEELDRLTRRLPRLSIQLHCSEEHGRLDPRSIIEDTPSPSEWQTLLCGPDALMRDVEASWAEHGLSEQLSLECFGLRRSSQGDAGPSQVSAAGSNRVFTQQPNQTLMDAAEQAGLKPPSGCRAGVCRSCLCRKTSGRIRNQVTGQVSSGDEEWIQLCICSAESDVALDL from the coding sequence ATGCAACACAAACCCACATCAGAACGCCTGATCCGCTCACCCTGGCTGCGCGAGCTGGCCCGGCCGCTCGGCGATCGCAACGCCTGGGACAGGGCGCTCGCGGCGGTCAATCCCCTGTGGTCGGCCAGCACCTGCCGCGCCCGGATCGTCCGCAGGATCGAGGAGACCGAAGACCATTTCAGTCTCTGGTTGCAGCCCAATCGTCACTGGCGAGGGCACCGCGCCGGCCAGCACATCAGCCTGGGCGTCGAGATCGACGGCGTCAGGCAGCGTCGCCCCTTCAGTATCTCGGGTGCCAGGGCCCTTGGCCGCCTGATTCGCGTGACGATCCAGCGCCGGCCGGGCGACGGCGTCACCGCATGGCTCCACGATCGGGCCTCGGTCGGACAGATCGTCGAACTCGGTCAGGCCAATGGCGAATTCGTACTGCCCGCGCGAAGCCACCGCCGGATTCTGATGATTGCCGGAGGCACCGGCATCACGCCCTTGATCGCCATGCTGCAGACGCTGGCCGAAACCGGCGACGAACGCGAGATCAAGCTGCTCCAGCTGATCCGCCGCCGGGACCAGCGCCTGTTCGCCGAGGAACTCGATCGACTGACACGCCGCCTGCCCCGACTGAGCATTCAGCTTCACTGCAGCGAGGAGCATGGGCGCCTTGACCCGAGATCGATCATCGAAGACACGCCGTCGCCATCCGAATGGCAAACGCTGCTCTGCGGGCCCGATGCCCTGATGCGAGACGTCGAGGCAAGCTGGGCTGAACATGGCCTGAGCGAACAGCTGAGCCTCGAATGCTTCGGACTTCGTCGATCGAGCCAGGGCGACGCTGGGCCCAGTCAGGTGTCAGCCGCCGGATCGAATCGAGTGTTCACTCAACAGCCGAATCAGACCCTGATGGACGCCGCCGAGCAAGCCGGTCTGAAGCCACCATCGGGTTGCCGCGCCGGCGTCTGTCGCAGCTGCCTGTGCAGGAAGACCTCGGGGCGGATACGCAACCAGGTCACGGGCCAGGTGTCGTCAGGCGACGAGGAATGGATTCAACTCTGCATCTGCTCGGCCGAGTCCGACGTCGCGCTGGACCTCTGA
- a CDS encoding fatty acid desaturase family protein translates to MNDAQSRPSRARLDELAGELDALRAEISDDLGARDADHIRRIVRRAQGSAVAGRGLLMFGWGPISWLLGVIALAHAKILENMEIGHNVLHGQYDWMNDPSLHSQTYDWDIVCAREHWLNSHNVEHHVHTNILGKDHDYGYGMLRLTPEQRWRPATLLQPIWYLLLALLFQWGVAIHDIKLGRFFKGRMSRTELGRRSRPFLRKAARQLFKDYVFFPALAFWQWPRVLLGNLAANGIRNLWTNAIIFCGHFTENAQTFTRKETENETRGQWYLRQILGSSNLEGGRWFHVLSGHLSHQIEHHLFPDMPASRYPEIAPRVRAICERYRIHYNTAGFWRQYFSVLKRIVVHAWPTRNRPLAPA, encoded by the coding sequence ATGAACGATGCTCAAAGTCGCCCATCCAGGGCCAGACTCGACGAACTCGCCGGCGAACTCGATGCGCTGCGCGCTGAAATTTCCGACGACCTCGGGGCCCGCGATGCCGATCACATCCGGAGAATCGTTCGCCGCGCTCAAGGCAGTGCTGTGGCTGGGCGGGGACTACTGATGTTCGGCTGGGGGCCGATCAGCTGGCTGCTCGGCGTGATCGCCCTGGCCCATGCCAAGATCCTCGAGAACATGGAGATCGGGCACAACGTCCTGCACGGCCAGTACGACTGGATGAACGACCCGTCGCTGCACTCGCAGACCTACGACTGGGACATCGTCTGCGCCCGCGAGCACTGGCTCAATTCGCACAACGTCGAGCATCATGTCCACACCAATATCCTCGGCAAGGACCACGACTACGGCTACGGCATGCTTCGCCTGACACCCGAACAGCGTTGGCGACCAGCCACCCTGCTCCAGCCGATCTGGTACCTGCTGCTCGCGCTGCTGTTCCAGTGGGGCGTGGCCATTCACGACATCAAGCTCGGCCGCTTCTTCAAGGGCCGCATGAGTCGCACCGAACTGGGGAGACGATCCAGACCGTTTCTCAGGAAGGCCGCCCGCCAGCTCTTCAAGGACTACGTCTTTTTCCCGGCCCTGGCGTTCTGGCAGTGGCCGCGCGTGCTGCTCGGCAACCTGGCCGCCAACGGGATTCGGAATCTCTGGACCAACGCCATCATCTTCTGCGGCCACTTCACGGAAAACGCCCAGACCTTCACCCGAAAGGAAACGGAAAACGAAACCCGGGGTCAGTGGTACCTGCGCCAGATTCTGGGCTCGAGCAACCTGGAGGGCGGGCGCTGGTTCCACGTGCTGAGCGGCCATCTGAGCCATCAGATCGAGCACCACCTGTTTCCCGACATGCCGGCCTCACGCTACCCTGAAATCGCACCCCGGGTACGCGCCATCTGCGAGCGCTACCGCATTCACTACAACACCGCCGGTTTCTGGCGCCAGTATTTCTCGGTGTTGAAGCGCATCGTGGTCCACGCCTGGCCCACCAGAAATCGACCGCTGGCTCCCGCGTGA
- a CDS encoding HEAT repeat domain-containing protein — protein MAGTLGRLIAFVLTLALVSSGTIEATSKQIGRKFRSAEPPADGLARALDLLERLEETEQGNAWPTLAGFLRLGPSAKQADKRLMEIAERRPDIMQDMLRVLLAIRSPLAAQLVNEEILQALESDASQEHLPFGFFTARSLSAIGREAVAAEPALIEVLRRSVHRESRLLAARTLGFIGSPASLSALLEALDSPSDVVLNWNAAHALGRIADLGALNALEAAATDHWYPPVRQAAAQAIQSLNGASVYVPLRRDVYDWAIDFNSNEAIGSEIEPCDLWPDSETAIIKTPFIAKDPHDIVKVPGLHLEIRNHPEDQLERPVAPRFVVPVEGGWLGGSDRGEWGGELVYFDENGDQKILLWAGVRFIHRFGSAFIALVQEYSDHGAVFRLSRNSRGHWVARFWRGLPGRPRWSWQEDSGDLIIHTSAGRIGLDEAGRMRMANCEE, from the coding sequence ATGGCTGGGACGCTTGGTCGTCTGATCGCTTTCGTTTTGACACTGGCGCTCGTATCGAGTGGCACCATTGAGGCGACCAGCAAGCAAATTGGCCGAAAATTTCGGTCGGCTGAACCTCCGGCCGATGGTCTTGCCAGGGCACTTGATCTTCTTGAAAGGCTCGAAGAGACGGAGCAAGGGAATGCCTGGCCGACCCTCGCAGGCTTTCTGCGCCTAGGCCCCTCGGCGAAGCAGGCCGACAAGCGACTGATGGAAATCGCAGAGCGCAGGCCGGACATCATGCAGGATATGCTCCGCGTCCTGCTGGCGATCCGTTCGCCGCTCGCCGCCCAGCTCGTCAACGAAGAGATCTTGCAAGCCCTGGAGAGCGATGCGAGTCAGGAACACCTGCCTTTTGGTTTCTTCACGGCACGATCCTTATCAGCGATTGGACGGGAAGCCGTCGCTGCCGAGCCAGCCCTGATCGAGGTATTACGCCGGTCGGTTCATCGTGAGTCCCGGCTTCTCGCCGCACGCACGCTTGGATTTATCGGCAGCCCCGCATCCCTGTCCGCGCTTCTGGAGGCGCTTGATTCTCCGAGCGATGTCGTATTGAACTGGAACGCGGCGCATGCGTTGGGACGAATCGCCGACCTTGGAGCACTGAACGCACTCGAAGCAGCGGCAACTGACCATTGGTATCCACCCGTGCGACAAGCTGCAGCTCAGGCGATTCAGAGCCTGAACGGGGCCTCGGTCTACGTACCTCTACGCCGCGATGTTTATGACTGGGCTATCGACTTCAACAGTAATGAAGCAATCGGATCGGAAATAGAACCCTGCGATCTTTGGCCCGATTCAGAGACTGCCATCATCAAGACGCCATTTATCGCGAAGGATCCCCATGACATCGTCAAGGTTCCTGGGCTCCATCTCGAGATCAGGAACCATCCTGAAGATCAGCTAGAGCGGCCTGTCGCTCCGCGTTTCGTCGTCCCCGTCGAAGGTGGATGGCTGGGAGGGAGTGACCGCGGCGAATGGGGCGGGGAGCTGGTTTATTTCGATGAGAACGGAGACCAGAAGATTCTGCTATGGGCCGGCGTGAGATTCATCCATCGCTTCGGCAGCGCTTTTATTGCTCTTGTTCAGGAGTACAGCGACCACGGCGCGGTTTTCCGGCTTAGTCGCAACTCGCGTGGGCACTGGGTCGCCCGCTTCTGGCGAGGCCTCCCGGGACGTCCCCGGTGGTCCTGGCAAGAGGATTCAGGCGACCTGATCATTCACACCAGTGCCGGCCGGATCGGTCTCGACGAGGCAGGACGGATGCGGATGGCCAACTGTGAGGAATAG
- the katG gene encoding catalase/peroxidase HPI: protein MHGSNTLHKRGGRGSLDWWPDQLNLNILHQHPAKADPMGADFDYAEAFKSLDLEAVKQDLTEVMTDSKPWWPADYGHYGPFMIRMAWHAAGTYRTADGRGGASTGNQRFAPLNSWPDNANLDKARRLLWPVKQKYGNKISWADLFILAGNVALESMGLKTFGFGGGRADIWGPEEDIYWGAEDEWLGNDRYSGDRQLAYPLAAVQMGLIYVNPEGPDGNPDPLASARDIRETFARMAMNDYETVALTAGGHTFGKVHGAGSADHVGPDPEAAPIEQMGLGWKSSYGSGKGRDTITSGLEGSWTPNPIQWDMGYFDVLFKYEWKLVKSPAGAQQWVPIDLAEEDHAPDVEDPSRRVGIMMSTADMAMREDPEYRRISEHFHKNPEEFADAFARAWFKLTHRDMGPKVRYLGPEVPAEDLIWQDPVPPVDHELIDDADIAALKSKIIDTGLSVQDLVSVAWNSASTYRDSDKRGGANGARIRLTPMKDWDAFEPERLSKVLSTLESIQKDFNANRTDGKKVSMADLIVLGGAAAIEQAAKAAGHDITVPFAPGRTDATDEQTDADSFEPMKPEADGFRNYRRTRFTVRDEEMLLDKAQLLGLSAPQMTVLVGGLRALDANHGGSKHGVFTKRPGVLSNDFFVHLTDIDTEWKVSADDEDVFECFDASGQKTWTGSRVDLIFGSNSQLRALAENYAQADAGEKFVHDFVNAWNKVMNADRFDLG, encoded by the coding sequence ATGCATGGCAGCAACACCCTTCATAAACGTGGCGGGCGAGGCTCACTGGACTGGTGGCCCGACCAGCTCAATCTCAACATCCTCCATCAGCACCCGGCCAAGGCCGACCCGATGGGGGCGGACTTCGACTACGCCGAGGCCTTCAAATCGCTGGATCTCGAGGCGGTCAAACAGGACCTGACCGAGGTCATGACCGATTCCAAGCCCTGGTGGCCGGCCGACTACGGGCATTACGGCCCGTTCATGATCCGCATGGCCTGGCACGCCGCCGGCACCTATCGCACGGCCGACGGCCGCGGCGGGGCCTCGACCGGAAACCAGCGCTTCGCGCCCCTGAACAGCTGGCCCGACAACGCCAACCTGGACAAGGCCCGTCGCCTGCTCTGGCCGGTCAAGCAGAAGTACGGCAACAAGATCAGCTGGGCCGACCTGTTCATCCTGGCCGGGAACGTCGCGCTGGAATCGATGGGTCTGAAGACCTTCGGCTTCGGCGGCGGTCGCGCCGACATCTGGGGCCCGGAAGAAGACATCTACTGGGGCGCCGAGGACGAATGGCTGGGCAACGATCGCTACAGCGGAGATCGCCAGCTGGCCTACCCCTTGGCCGCCGTTCAGATGGGCCTGATCTACGTCAATCCGGAGGGCCCGGACGGCAACCCGGATCCGCTGGCCTCGGCCCGCGACATCCGTGAGACCTTCGCCCGCATGGCGATGAACGACTACGAGACCGTCGCCCTGACCGCCGGTGGCCATACCTTCGGCAAGGTCCACGGTGCCGGCAGCGCCGACCATGTCGGCCCCGACCCCGAAGCCGCACCGATCGAGCAGATGGGCCTGGGCTGGAAGAGCAGCTACGGCTCCGGCAAGGGCCGCGACACGATCACCTCGGGGCTCGAAGGCTCCTGGACCCCGAACCCGATCCAGTGGGACATGGGCTATTTCGACGTGCTGTTCAAGTACGAATGGAAGCTGGTCAAGAGTCCGGCCGGCGCCCAGCAGTGGGTGCCCATCGACCTGGCCGAAGAGGACCATGCCCCGGACGTCGAAGATCCGTCCAGGCGCGTCGGCATCATGATGTCCACCGCCGACATGGCGATGCGCGAGGACCCCGAGTACCGCAGGATCTCCGAGCACTTCCACAAGAACCCGGAAGAGTTCGCCGATGCCTTTGCCCGCGCCTGGTTCAAGCTGACCCACCGCGACATGGGTCCGAAGGTCCGCTACCTCGGCCCCGAAGTGCCGGCCGAAGACCTGATCTGGCAGGATCCGGTGCCGCCGGTGGACCATGAACTGATCGACGATGCCGACATCGCGGCCCTGAAGTCGAAGATCATCGACACGGGCCTGTCGGTCCAGGATCTGGTTTCCGTGGCCTGGAACTCGGCCTCGACCTACCGTGATTCGGACAAGCGCGGCGGCGCCAACGGCGCTCGCATTCGCCTGACGCCGATGAAGGACTGGGACGCCTTCGAGCCGGAACGCCTGAGCAAGGTGCTTTCGACGCTGGAAAGCATCCAGAAGGACTTCAACGCCAACCGCACGGACGGCAAGAAGGTCTCGATGGCCGACCTGATCGTCCTCGGCGGCGCCGCGGCGATCGAGCAGGCGGCCAAAGCGGCGGGCCACGACATCACCGTGCCCTTCGCTCCGGGCCGCACCGATGCCACGGACGAGCAGACCGACGCCGACAGCTTCGAGCCGATGAAGCCCGAAGCCGACGGTTTCCGCAACTATCGCCGCACGCGCTTCACCGTGCGCGACGAGGAGATGCTGCTCGACAAGGCGCAGCTGCTGGGCCTGAGTGCCCCGCAGATGACCGTCCTGGTCGGCGGCCTGCGCGCCCTCGACGCCAACCACGGCGGCTCGAAGCACGGCGTGTTCACCAAACGTCCGGGCGTGCTCAGCAACGACTTCTTCGTCCACCTGACCGACATCGACACCGAATGGAAGGTCAGCGCCGACGATGAAGACGTCTTCGAGTGCTTCGATGCCTCAGGCCAGAAGACCTGGACCGGCTCGCGGGTCGACCTGATCTTCGGCTCGAACTCCCAGCTCCGCGCCCTGGCCGAGAACTACGCCCAGGCCGACGCCGGCGAGAAGTTCGTGCACGACTTCGTCAATGCCTGGAACAAGGTCATGAACGCGGATCGCTTCGATCTGGGCTGA
- the fabR gene encoding HTH-type transcriptional repressor FabR, protein MTVTRRAQKQRTRELLLDAALGLMDAGRGFSSLSLREITREAGVVPAAFYRHFADLDELGLALVDACGLTLRRLLREARREGLPPTQILRSSVLIYKNYVSDHHRHFRFAVGARGGGSPSIRRAIRNEETHFAREMAQDMRELGLMPQLPMETLEMICALVVTTMMNAATDILDLPPGQPQAEQEMTENFVRQLRVIFLGARAWDPQQEQGRSRADR, encoded by the coding sequence ATGACCGTAACGCGTCGTGCTCAGAAACAACGAACCCGCGAACTGTTGCTGGATGCCGCGCTGGGGCTGATGGATGCAGGGCGGGGCTTTTCGTCACTGAGCCTGCGCGAGATCACGCGCGAAGCGGGTGTGGTCCCGGCCGCTTTCTATCGACACTTCGCCGATCTCGATGAACTGGGGTTGGCCCTGGTCGATGCCTGCGGCCTGACCCTGCGTCGACTGCTGAGGGAGGCGCGGCGGGAAGGATTGCCGCCGACCCAGATTCTCAGAAGCTCGGTACTGATCTACAAGAACTACGTCAGCGATCACCACCGGCATTTCCGGTTTGCCGTGGGTGCCCGGGGCGGCGGGTCGCCGAGCATCCGTCGAGCCATTAGAAACGAGGAGACCCACTTCGCGCGTGAAATGGCGCAGGACATGCGCGAACTCGGTCTGATGCCCCAGCTGCCGATGGAAACCCTGGAGATGATCTGCGCACTGGTGGTGACCACCATGATGAATGCAGCCACCGATATCCTCGATCTTCCCCCGGGGCAGCCCCAGGCCGAGCAGGAGATGACCGAGAATTTCGTGCGTCAGCTCCGTGTCATATTCCTCGGGGCCCGTGCCTGGGACCCGCAGCAGGAGCAAGGCCGAAGTCGAGCCGATCGATGA